The stretch of DNA TGTGGAGTGAAGCTCGCCAATCATCCAAAGCTCCGTATAAAGGGCCGTGCATGCAAATTTAAGGTTTGTGGAGTGAGGTTGTGAGGATATGTGAGTTTGGGGTACcctgtacatttttttcttcttctttttttttcattctcgtAGCACGTCTCTGTCTAAAAACAGTAGGGTTGGTGCCacctttgcatttatttttggttaAGGTCCACTTTTCGTAGATAAGagtcaggtttttgtttgtgttttgtttcgaGTTCAACCTCAGATTAGACTTCAGCTTATTTGACACAACCACTTTGTCCCACACTCCTCCACaattgtgttcttgtgtttgtaGTATTCTGCTGGAcgataaaaaacatttttctttctgctcacaCTGACTCTGACTCCATCTTCTTttgattgttgtgtttatgtctCCTTCCACTTTACCATCTAAGGAGTCTTAACACCCAGCTACgctatcccatctaacaacatgCTACGctgtactattaaatgctattgatggtgccgagttgctgcctgtttttatacagactatacatacatgtagcacatgagctgtctatTCTCAGCATACGTATTCAGGtacagatttcattgttgcaaagcatcaCTTTCTATAGTGTTATTAGTAAAGTCGTCAGTCAgtgttgacttgactttcagCACATAACAGTCGAGCTTAAAAGAAATCTTGTTGCGCAACCCCTAGCACTGACAGATATCTTTAATagttttcattatcattatttttttttcattttcattcttaaaTAGGTCCCACCACAGACTTCAGAACAATCAACACGAAATTTCGTAAATATATAGCAGATGTACTTTTAGTTGTACTTGTCGGTAGCTGTATTTAAAAAGCGATGGAGTGACAGTAACCTCAGACGTATCCTGTGATGTCATATCCCGCAGCAGTGGGCTTCTTGGTTCCTTGTGGACCATGCTCGCTTGAGTGTGAGCTGCCGCTGGTGCTGCGGATCAGAGTCTGCCCCTTGCTAGCTGTGTGGACGCCCCGCGCTTGCTGGATGGGGTTCCGGTAGGTCTGTGAGGTTGTCCGCGTCCCTGGGCCGGTCATGGCGACCACTGCGGGATAAGGATATCCTCCGCCGAGGCGTCTCCCGCGGCCGCCATCCTCCCCCTCGCAGCACGACACGCAAAGCATAATTCCCCCCAGCATGGAGACGAGCGCGGAGGCCAGACCGACGTACAAACACTCCCCCAGCTCAAACTTCATGCTGGCGGGTATGTTTGGCCGGTAGAAGGTTTGCACCACCTCGTGCGTGGTCCACGACACGGGTATGAGAGACAGGAAGCCCGCGGTGAGAAACATACCCCCACCTGCGCCTGCAACACGACTCTTAACCGTACCCGTGCCATCCAGGCAAACGGTGCACTGCATCCCCAGGACCGCCAGGAAAATGGCAAAGATCGACAACACCAGGGAGATGACCATGAGGGCTCGAGAGGCCTGCATGTCAGCGGGGAGAGCCAGCATTGAGTTGTAGGTCTCGCACTGGAAGGCGCCCGTGCTCTGGTAGACGCACTCCATCCACAGGCCCCTCATGTTGAGCACGGCAGTGACGATGTTGGATCCGATGTGCGCGGAAATCTGCCAGTATGGCAGCACAGTGGCAACCAGTGTACCCAGCATCCCCGCCAGACCCATGAAGAAGCCCATCAGCTCCAGAGCTGCTGACGCCATGGCCACAACTGCAGGAGAGAAGAGATGAAaatttaataaagaataatCTCTTTATCTCATAATCATGTTTCTAGCATGACAATAGTTTCCAGCAAACATCCAAGTTCATAATTGTAACTATAAAAGCAAACTATAATATGTATCCCTGTCATGTCATGGTCATCAAAC from Mugil cephalus isolate CIBA_MC_2020 chromosome 15, CIBA_Mcephalus_1.1, whole genome shotgun sequence encodes:
- the cldn2 gene encoding claudin-2; its protein translation is MASAALELMGFFMGLAGMLGTLVATVLPYWQISAHIGSNIVTAVLNMRGLWMECVYQSTGAFQCETYNSMLALPADMQASRALMVISLVLSIFAIFLAVLGMQCTVCLDGTGTVKSRVAGAGGGMFLTAGFLSLIPVSWTTHEVVQTFYRPNIPASMKFELGECLYVGLASALVSMLGGIMLCVSCCEGEDGGRGRRLGGGYPYPAVVAMTGPGTRTTSQTYRNPIQQARGVHTASKGQTLIRSTSGSSHSSEHGPQGTKKPTAAGYDITGYV